A region from the Sandaracinus amylolyticus genome encodes:
- a CDS encoding methyltransferase domain-containing protein: MTHRLVADTAPHDPGDTSATVGDGIAAGNASWTFGADVPKTFSAHVRRSVPLYDVGHDLVCQLSDFFVRNESICYEIGVSAGDLVAKLARHNRTKDARWVGIDVEPRMIEKARENLEGLPNVSLQVADAVHYEFEKSDFIVSYYSLQFVPPKWRQELLTKLYESLNWGGALVLFEKVRACDARFQDIATTLYTEFKIRQQFAPEEIVAKTRSLKGVLEPFSTQGNLDLLRRAGFTDVMSIMKYVCFEGFVAIK, from the coding sequence ATGACTCATCGCCTCGTCGCAGACACTGCCCCGCACGACCCCGGTGACACCAGCGCGACCGTCGGCGACGGCATCGCTGCGGGGAACGCGTCTTGGACGTTCGGGGCCGACGTGCCCAAGACGTTCAGCGCGCACGTTCGTCGCTCGGTCCCGCTCTACGACGTCGGGCACGATCTCGTCTGTCAGCTCAGCGACTTCTTCGTTCGCAACGAGTCCATCTGTTACGAGATCGGCGTCTCGGCGGGCGACCTCGTCGCGAAGCTCGCGCGGCACAATCGCACCAAGGACGCGCGGTGGGTCGGCATCGACGTCGAGCCGCGCATGATCGAGAAGGCGCGCGAGAACCTCGAGGGGCTCCCGAACGTCTCGCTCCAGGTCGCCGATGCGGTCCACTACGAGTTCGAGAAGTCGGACTTCATCGTCTCGTACTATTCGCTGCAATTCGTGCCGCCGAAATGGCGCCAGGAGCTGCTGACGAAGCTCTACGAGTCGCTCAATTGGGGCGGCGCGCTCGTGCTCTTCGAGAAGGTGCGCGCCTGTGACGCGCGCTTCCAGGACATCGCGACCACGCTGTACACGGAGTTCAAGATCCGTCAGCAGTTCGCTCCGGAAGAGATCGTCGCGAAGACGCGCAGCCTGAAAGGCGTGCTCGAGCCGTTCTCGACCCAGGGCAACCTCGATTTGCTCCGCCGCGCGGGCTTCACCGACGTCATGTCGATCATGAAGTACGTCTGTTTCGAAGGCTTCGTGGCGATCAAATGA
- a CDS encoding chorismate mutase: MSTESLEELRRRVDDADRALLEALAARRRVVLAIAEVKRRSGIAVVQPNRFLALVDDRIATGLSLGLSPVLVRALFERIHEQAIADQLGVARIEETLSK, translated from the coding sequence ATGAGCACGGAATCGCTCGAAGAGCTGAGGCGCCGAGTCGACGACGCGGATCGGGCGCTGCTCGAGGCGCTCGCGGCGAGACGACGGGTGGTCCTGGCGATCGCCGAGGTCAAACGCCGCTCCGGAATCGCCGTGGTGCAGCCCAATCGGTTTCTCGCGCTCGTCGACGATCGAATCGCGACCGGACTGAGCCTCGGTCTGTCTCCTGTGCTCGTGCGCGCGCTGTTCGAGCGCATCCACGAGCAGGCGATCGCAGATCAGCTCGGTGTCGCACGCATCGAGGAGACCCTCTCGAAATGA
- a CDS encoding DHCW motif cupin fold protein has translation MKIESVPFTTTDLRTIAPTIHAGLRGEAIWRTFEMGNVRVRRVEYTPGYEADHWCERGHVLHVLEGTLVTHLADGRVLTLTEGMTYVVAEGAEPHRSSAPGGATLFIVD, from the coding sequence ATGAAGATCGAGTCCGTCCCGTTCACGACCACGGATCTCCGGACGATCGCGCCGACGATCCACGCGGGCCTCCGCGGCGAGGCCATCTGGCGCACGTTCGAGATGGGCAACGTCCGGGTGCGACGCGTCGAGTACACGCCCGGCTACGAAGCCGACCATTGGTGCGAGCGCGGCCACGTGCTCCACGTGCTCGAGGGCACGCTCGTCACGCACCTCGCCGACGGTCGTGTGCTCACGCTGACCGAAGGCATGACGTACGTCGTCGCGGAAGGCGCGGAGCCGCATCGCTCGTCGGCGCCGGGCGGCGCCACGCTCTTCATCGTCGACTAG
- a CDS encoding DUF692 domain-containing protein, which yields MTTSTTVSDLSVPQLGVGLQFNPEIYDWFPFAQHEVDAFEVLLDAVMAPLDGRVVMAPGAAEQLEELAKRAPLVAHSNYGCDFGFDPLESTPAVRRHVPIARHIGSPWVSNHCFYADASWSDIWSSPLQFSRSEVERVGRRARALGDLYGIPLAHENAAYYVVCPGSEMREAEFLAALVERAGTYLHLDLHNVYTNSVNHPGFDAWDYLATIPLERVIAIHLAGGSLHDGVYHDWHDSAVPEPVWEMLQHVLEHTRVGAVFLEFQGRGHHDATRVLDRERDLDMILADLTRARRTWDAAYGPRSRRTTRAGAREACHGR from the coding sequence GTGACTACGAGCACGACAGTCTCCGACCTCTCCGTTCCGCAGCTCGGCGTCGGCCTGCAGTTCAATCCCGAGATCTACGACTGGTTCCCCTTCGCCCAGCACGAGGTCGACGCGTTCGAGGTGTTGCTCGACGCGGTCATGGCCCCTCTCGACGGGCGCGTCGTGATGGCGCCCGGAGCCGCCGAGCAGCTTGAGGAGCTGGCGAAACGAGCGCCGCTCGTCGCGCACTCGAACTACGGCTGCGACTTCGGGTTCGACCCGCTCGAGAGCACGCCCGCGGTTCGCCGACACGTGCCCATCGCACGGCACATCGGGAGCCCGTGGGTGTCCAACCACTGCTTCTATGCGGACGCCTCGTGGTCGGACATCTGGAGCAGTCCGCTCCAGTTCTCCCGGTCGGAGGTGGAGCGAGTCGGCCGCCGTGCGCGCGCGCTCGGAGATCTCTACGGGATCCCGCTCGCGCACGAGAACGCTGCATATTACGTCGTCTGTCCGGGCAGCGAGATGCGCGAGGCCGAGTTCCTCGCGGCGCTGGTCGAGCGCGCAGGGACGTACCTGCATCTCGACCTCCACAACGTCTACACGAACTCGGTGAACCATCCCGGGTTCGACGCGTGGGATTATCTCGCGACCATCCCGCTCGAGCGCGTGATCGCCATTCATCTCGCGGGCGGGAGCCTCCACGACGGCGTCTATCACGACTGGCACGACAGCGCGGTTCCGGAGCCCGTCTGGGAGATGCTCCAGCACGTCCTCGAGCATACCCGAGTCGGCGCCGTGTTCCTCGAATTCCAGGGTCGTGGCCACCACGACGCGACTCGAGTGCTCGATCGCGAGCGCGATCTCGACATGATCCTCGCCGACCTCACGAGGGCGCGGCGGACGTGGGACGCGGCTTATGGTCCGCGGAGCCGCCGCACGACGCGCGCCGGGGCGCGAGAGGCATGTCATGGACGCTGA
- a CDS encoding HlyD family secretion protein, protein MGIGAVIVAWVVWGAFARVTLWDVSADSRVESSAAAHVVGAPLAGRVLSVHVELGQPVAAGDVLLELESAEIRAAERESVATRDALAAQLAAIDEEIDAARGLVDAIGRGSRGAVAEADAERERADAEARWARVEQARIARLGSAGATSERDLARAVLEAEMHTSQALAAAHATQRIAADARTRAADAVVRLESLRRERVRLRGEHAAEEAQIQRLEVELARRRIVAPIAGTVGELSALRPGSVVTEGERLVALVPDGPLRVVGHFAASSALGRVSPGQRAQMRMDAFPWTRFGMIGLVVARVGNEPRDGLVRVELEVTHAPSSIPIAHGLEGSVEVAVERVSPIELVLRAVGQALDGDVETGRGGASR, encoded by the coding sequence GTGGGAATCGGCGCGGTGATCGTGGCCTGGGTCGTATGGGGCGCGTTCGCGCGAGTGACGCTCTGGGACGTTTCCGCGGACTCACGCGTGGAGTCGAGCGCGGCGGCGCACGTCGTCGGAGCGCCCCTCGCCGGACGTGTTCTCTCGGTCCACGTCGAGCTCGGGCAGCCGGTCGCCGCGGGGGACGTCCTGCTCGAGCTCGAGTCCGCGGAAATTCGCGCGGCGGAGCGCGAATCGGTCGCGACCCGCGACGCGCTCGCGGCACAGCTCGCCGCGATCGACGAGGAGATCGATGCTGCGCGAGGGCTCGTCGACGCGATCGGACGGGGCTCGCGCGGCGCGGTCGCCGAGGCCGATGCGGAGCGTGAGCGCGCGGACGCGGAGGCGCGCTGGGCGCGCGTCGAGCAGGCGCGCATCGCTCGTCTGGGCTCGGCAGGCGCGACCTCCGAGCGTGATCTCGCGCGCGCGGTGCTCGAGGCCGAGATGCACACGTCGCAGGCGCTGGCGGCCGCCCACGCGACGCAGCGCATCGCCGCGGACGCGCGCACCCGCGCGGCCGACGCGGTGGTCCGCCTCGAGAGCCTGCGACGCGAGCGGGTGCGTCTGCGCGGCGAGCACGCCGCGGAAGAAGCGCAGATCCAGCGCCTCGAGGTCGAGCTCGCGCGCCGCCGCATCGTCGCGCCGATCGCGGGGACCGTCGGGGAGCTCTCGGCGCTGCGGCCGGGCTCGGTCGTGACCGAAGGTGAGCGCTTGGTCGCGCTGGTGCCCGACGGGCCGCTGCGGGTCGTCGGGCATTTCGCCGCGAGCAGCGCGCTGGGGCGCGTGTCCCCGGGCCAGCGCGCGCAGATGCGCATGGACGCGTTCCCGTGGACGCGGTTCGGGATGATCGGGCTCGTCGTCGCGCGGGTGGGCAACGAGCCGCGCGACGGCCTCGTGCGCGTCGAGCTCGAGGTGACGCACGCGCCGAGCTCGATTCCGATCGCGCACGGGCTCGAGGGCAGCGTCGAAGTCGCGGTCGAGCGAGTGAGCCCGATCGAGCTCGTGCTGCGCGCGGTGGGTCAGGCGCTCGACGGCGACGTCGAGACCGGGCGCGGAGGAGCATCGCGATGA